The nucleotide window TGCATGAAAGAATTTAGAATCGCTAAGAAGACTGATTTTGCTAAACTTACTCTGATAGCCATTGACAACTTCGCATCCCATCCAGTTAGTTGACTTCGCATCTTGACCATTATAAATTGATACGTCATGTTAGGTACTCTTTTATGGAAATCATTGACTCATTGAAATCCCCGCATGTTGCTAATTGAATCCGCCACTAGGACATCTGCATTTTCGGAAAAGTATAACTTAGTTTTAAGTACCAAATTCTATAGAATTTCAATCACAATTCTCGCTTGCTCTATGTCTATTCCACAAAACAACACATCATCATCAACAAAGGTAGATCTTATTCAATCTTATTGGACTTTATTTTTTATTCGAGATCACTTAATTAATACAATGACTAAGTCGTTTCATACCAAGCACAAATAAATATGGAGATAATAGATCTCCTTACCTTATACCGTGTGTCATCTTAAACTCTCTAATAAAGATTCCTCTAAAAAAATTCCATAGTTATTGTTGAGATACAATTCATAATTATCTTAAAATTAcaattaatttaatcaaatcTCCAAAAATAAAAGGTGAAATCCttttgtcgaaactatttttttaaaaatatttaaaaatgatggatcgactttttggaaagcgaaaatggagtcgccaccgatctttttgttttgatgtgatcggatcacctaagaatttggttattttaataaaacttttttgatttactaaaacaacgattttggtctacgagcttttgagaaaatgggttcgggagtcggttacccatgaggaaggattagcaccctcactacgcccaaaattggtaccaaatcgattaaatattgtcctTCTGTCTAAagttaaaaatgtttttaaaatgtgATTCTTTTTAACAATGTTCGGATAACCCGAGTTAGTtgtcaaaaatcttcttgttcCGACgtccaaaaatttataatttgaaaatccCAAAAGGATGCTCACTATTTAGTTCAACggaaaaccgaaacccagcacagtagggcacgattcctcgaattccCTAACATTGACCATTACCTTGTCTTAGAAAATACGTGTGAAATTCTGAGGAGATATTCAGTTATTTTGGACAAATGAAagagcgcaacccagcacgatagggctcgattctcaaatcgccaaataTTGAACATCGTCTTCGTTTTTAAGTATTTGTTTTTTAAAACATGAGTGAGAAAGTAAAGGAATGTTCGATCATTTTGAGCAAACCAGTAACcacaacccaacacgatagggcatgattctcgaattgtcaaacgccgaatattgcctttgttttaaaaatttttaaaagatatgaATGGAATTTTGAAGGGAAGcccgattattttgagcaaacgcaaaattgcaacccaatacgttagggcacgattttgcGAATTGCTAAGTATCGAACCTCGTCTTTATTTTgaagaatttttgaatgaataCTTGTAAAACTATCTTAAAACatattaattcgatttgaaacaagatgaaattaattataaaaaatgggTTTCATAAGACCACATTTCGAGAGTCAAGTAAAAACGATGAATGGGGTAAACGTGCACATAAGATACAATCGATTGGTGAACTAAAAATTAAGTATGGCTAATCTAAGACAAATATAGTCGAAATTCTAAACATGGATGGAGCATAATTgatataacataaaataattaaacaataTGCAACGATAATGTACATGGCATAATCTGATATGACTACCGCTAGATACACAAAACAAAATGCAAATCAAAGAGGTGATAAggtataaaattttcacaataaTGACAGATAAACGGATATATAAAATATAGGTTGACCAACTAGTATAAAACTAAGGATATATATAACCCTTTTTGAAAtcgatattataaaaataaagtttaaattaaaacgtcgtaaaatattttaaacacaatttcatttagaGATTTACAATGTGCATGATAACCTAAATAATATATAGAATATAAAAGATAACTAAAACACATGATTAGATATAATGTACATGATAAATTCatagtacatatatatataaataagtttaggtataattatattttttaaaacatgaaattgataatgtatataaaaaaccaatatataataaacaatatatacatgaaagagtcttaaataacaaagaaataataaaacattCTTTTAAAGAATAgactatatacataataaatttgaaaggaaatacaaataaatagatttaaaagaaattatatatataaaataacatggAACTAATAATGTAAATAGAATAAAACTAATTTTATcataaatcatatatgtattaatataagattaatttaagttaaatattatacaaaattttaaaaacaatatgATATACAaggtaattttaaaataatagttctataatttaaacaaaaataaaaaaacaaagtaaattatcaaagtaatttaaaatgtataaaaaaattaaaagatgaatgcTAAGTGAATTAAAAATAATGAACTATACAAATTGAAGTGAAAGAAAAAACTCAATTGAAATAAAATCGAACTAAagggataattaataaataaaataaactagtaAACTAGAAATAAAGACCAAAGTGCAATGCGAGTGAATGTGCGAGGACTAAAAAGCAAATGTTCCTAACCCCAAAAAAACAGCACCAGTAGCGGACTAAAGTGAAGTGGAGCGCAAATTTcaggaaaaaataaaagaaatgaataGGGTTAAATTAAAGGTGGCACAAATAATAGGACTGTCTGTAAATTACCCATTTAAGGTGGAAATCGCATGGGTCAATGCGCAGCTTTTTCCCCATGGTGCCGCTTCAATTTTTCCTTAatctttctttattatttattttttataacaaaaccttttgtttttaaaaaaccTTAAGTTCTTAACCTTCTCTGCTAGGGTTTCGCCTAAACCTCATGCTCCACCAACCATCTCCACTTCGGTGGCTTACAGTAGCATGCAGCTCGGTAAGCATGTTCCTTTCCTCCCTCTTTATTTTTATACATTAACAAAAATAGAAGAAGGTAAAAAGATCTAGATGAACATCATTTgaaatctattttagaaaataagAGGATCGATCTATGAAAACGGAAAGGATTTCAATACCTCCGCTTATATTTTTGCAATCACAAAGTAAATCCACCCTTGAAATCAAACGAAAGCAAGATAAGCTAAAAAATAAAAGCAACCttccctaaatttatttgattttttgtaTTCAAATATGCATCCGTAAAATCCCGATACACTAATTTTTTGAGGCTTTTATAGCCTAATAAATTACAATATATTCTTCTATTTCGTTGTCCTGTTGCCTCTGTTGTCTCTCGCTTTTGTTTGGCTTGTGGCTTTGGTTTTGTAGGTGTTGTCGAGGCGTGGAGGAGGTCGGTGGCGGCGTTGCAGTGGAGAAGGTGCTTGACACCACATGGGGAGCGCGCACTAGGGCTTCTACTTGAAATTTGTTTAGACTTTGGGCCTATCGGGCTATTAGGTTTTTTGTTTGTTTGGGTCGTGTTGGGCTTGGTTTGGGTAATTTGGATTTTGGACTATTTGGGCTGTAAATTTAAATTggacattttattattattattgttatttttttgtctgatttgggcttattgggcccggtcaaatttgggtatttacagctgcccctctttgctcattgttgtgtaacGAGAATGAAGCAAAGAAAATAACCAAATTTTCCGGGACCTGCAGAGTCTGGACCTCTCTTAGCACTTCTTTTCTTCAAGCAACCTCTTTCTAACCCACTGCAATTTTAGAGGTATAGACCTTGTAACTCGTGGCTTTGATCtgttccattgcaacttcagggaaataagatccgctatattcagtctgctccactacgacttcagggagataagacttgtaacttcgacCTGCCCCACTGTAACTTCAAGGGGATAAGGTTAgtggcttcaatctactccactacaacttcagagagataagatttgctatgatctgctctactgcaacttcagagagataagatctattTATTCATAGCTTCAATCTAGTCCACTGCATCTTCAGAGAAATGAGATTCGCTATCTccagtctgctccactgtaaattcagggagataagacttataacttcaacctgctctactgcaacttcagggagataagactggtGACTtcaaatctgcttcactgcaacttcaggaagccaaATCTTTAATCTTtaacctactccactacaactttagggagctaggacTTGCTTAAATCTACCTCACTGCAACTTCGGAGAGCCAAGAttcactgaaacttcaaggagatctactgtggcttttagccgctccaacgccatttcaaGGAGAAAAGATCCACTGAAACTTTAAGGAGATCTGCTTCGGCTTTTAGctgctccaacgccatttcaAGGAGAAAAGATCCACTGAAACTTTAAGGAGATCTGCTTCAATcttttagccgctccaacgccatttcaaGGAGAAAAGATCCACTGAAACTTTAAAGAGATCTGCTTCGGCTTTTAGCCactccaacgccatttcagggagaagagatctgctgacttcaaggagatctgttgtggcttttagccgctccaacACCATTTCAAGGAAAAAGGATCCACTGAatcttcaaggagatctgctgtggcttttagccaCTCCACTACAATTTCAAGGAGATGAGACTCTTGATTTCAACCTGCCccgctgcaactttagggagataaggtttgtttggatctgctctactgcaacttcagagagataagatctgtaattttcaatctactccactgaaacttcaaggagatctgctgtggcttttagccgctccaacgccatttcagggagaagatatttgatttccagcctattaccctactacttagaggGTTAAGGCCCATCatttttgatctgtttccctactacttagggggttaagatctgtaaattcagcctgttaccctattgcttagggggttaaggcccttcgtctttgatttgctccactactacttagggagataaggtttgtaaattcaacctgttaccctaatggttagggggttaagatttgtaaatcttcagcctgttaccctactgcttaggggtttaaggtttgtaAATTcgacttgttaccctactgcttagggggttaaagcccatcatcttcgatctgtttccctactgcttagggggttaagatcttcatcttcgatctgtttccctactgcttagggagataatatctgcaattcggtctgttaccctactgattaggggtttaagacccttcgtcttcgatctgtttcctaCTACTTGGGGGTTAAGATCAGAAATCTTCACTGTTACCCtcttgcttaggggtttaaggcttgtgAATTCACCGATTCTAGGGACATCACCAGAGAATCGGCCCATATatctatgcttatgtcaaatggttaggatgctatgatcaaaatgaatcaaatgctcctaattagatgtgttattatatgaatgtagaaatgtcatgagcctttttaaaaaggcttaaggtatcatcgtTCGTTGTTCATTGGGACATTATCGCTGACGTATTACGTTGGCATCTTGTTCGGCTGGTGTTCTTGACAGAAAagtcaaagaaacaatcacattttgctcAGCAAGCTCGCCCCGCTGTAATTTCAGAGTCCCTTTCACTGTACCTTTtgggacataaagtttgtgcctcctactgcaatttcagaggaataacatttggtttcttccatccatttCGCTGCAACTCAAAGGCataggatttgtatcatcttcaatcagTTTGATTTGTTACACTATTCCCTGggtgtaatgaccagatgtatatgaatgcaaagtatcatttcttttctcgagaatgaCCCTCTTTTACACTTAGGTTGACATTACTCGTCATTTGTCGAGGTTATAAAGAGTCCAAATagataatatttccaacccttaggcttggcgagttctaaacaatagttctgtttcaggttcttgtattatttagaaacttccagagtaatatgcaaaacttcttttgtgaaagtgttattagtccattaatcattatttcaatgcaaaatgcttgaaaaagatcaaaacaattaacaagaaggaaattgattatGAGTATAGCttgaaatggataaattaatcaaagatcacaaatgcaataagaatgaaatcaactcaaaacgaatgatttaatcaaagatagcaatgcaataagaagaaaatttatttggaCATATCTTGAGaagaatcaaagataacaaattcaaaatgggcaaaatggaagctagatgccccagatatcgcagcctgagcttctctgtaccaacttcttgaggacctttctgagttcaatatgtgtttaggggatctggagtactttgtcgatgccccaagacgtagcatacttcttcattgttaattcaggcatagcaagactaatgtatgccccactttgatccaaatttgagctgcccttgtcgagttttcaactcaaatcccctttggtctcaaagcgccctttgcgggttttcactttggcctctcctttttcttctctttctttctttctttctttctttttttttttgaaggtctcaaagcgcccttcgcgggttttcgccttgaccTCTCATTTTCTAGGTGAAATACTTCTTGACAAAATTTGAATTCACCGACTTGGGCAAATCTTTGCCATCCCTCTCGGTCAACATTGATGCCCCTCTAAAACAGGTCTTttttactacataaggtccttcTCAGTTCGACATCCATTTTTCTCTGAAGTCTTTTATAGGAGGGATATTTTCATTATCAAGTTCCCCTCGTGGAACTCTTTAAGATGAACCTCTTTATAGTAAGTTTGCATCAATCATTGGATCATGACGGATGGCTTTCAACCTCCTTTCTTCGAgttcaactgatcgtatcgggaTTGCCTTATCCATTTTCAGGTCTGACAAGACTCAGAGACAAGAAATCTCTtctttaaaaatgtttttatcCCATAGACTGATGAAATACACTGCCCCGGTGAAGGTCTTGGCCAACGTTCGATGAGCATAGAGGGTAAATGGAGACTTCTTATGCCAATCCTTATAAGTCTCGGTCATCTTTCCCATGATCTTTAATTTGTTGTTgggtccttttttttttttttttttgccatatAGCGCCTAATCTTTGAACAGACTGCAACCTTTTGTCATTGTACAGCTGTGTTAGACATAATTTTTTGGCACTCTTTGTTGGCACCTCTTTTTTTTGGAATTTGATGACTGTCGACCTAGTGACATTGGCGTATGAAACAACTTTTACCCTTTCCGCGGAGTAATCGACGACCCCAAAGATAAATCGGTATTGGTTAGGAGCCTTCAAAGAGATCGGCCCATAACCTCCATGccccccacatagagaaagtctaCGGAGAAATGAAggggcacatgaattttgtctctataaatttggcatttacggCATACTGATGCAACCCCTTTCTATGGTAGACCAGCAGAACCCAAATCTCGTGATTAGCCTGGCCatcgtaaaaccattagcatatgtCATTCAAAACCCTACAACATCCTCATGTCTTAGTAGCCAGGCGTATCTTGATACGATCGTGcaaaaaaatctttaaattcttGGAAGTGACTTAATGACGTCTCGCTTTGCCTTTGTGGTGATGCAGACTTCGATGTTTTGCCTCTTTCTCTTGTCCTAGGCTTACTGTCCACTGACTTTTTGTAAGAGAAGATCTGTTTTCATCttactctaccatccttaacaaatcagggagTAGTTtacatctctgtcatcttcaaagtgctAAGATCCCTTTGGGCCCATATTTCGCTCCAAAGGAGACTCGGAGTCAGTGACAGAGttactcacatcattgatatctggggacccgcTGAAGGCAggttccaaagaataaatgattctaaggatgattatttgtatggtatgatcatgaatgaagtaTACATGAATATTTGAAAGAAAGTCTAAAGAACAAATGAATCTAAGAACGATTATTTGTACAGTATGAAATGAAatcaaagaatatttgctcaaaaaaatgcattttattgaaataaagacttaggacacaagcctatttcacaaaatgagtttaattgcttctaggcttaaagcaacaagcgtgttttgaatattactccagattagctctaaaaataaaggaatctcttccacagtcccataAAACACTTCCAGGTAATGCAAGGGTTTGGAAACTTTCATTCCCTGATTTCTTCTTCGGATAAGTCATTCAGATTCCCCAATATTCTTTCTAAGCTCTGTTCAAGACATTGTAACCCTCTTGCCCCCACTTTCAAATCGTATTTACTGCGTTGTCAGAGTGATTTGGTTCTGAGGAATCGTCAAGCTTTACAACTCCCATTTCAATGAACCTTTCGACCAACCTTTTAAATGTAGTGCAGTTTTCGATTGAGTGTCCTGCTATGCCCGCATGGTACTCGCATTgagcattctcattataccattttGGGAACGAAGGTTGCACAGGTTCTGAGTAGAACGGAGACACCACATGTACATCAAAGAGATTCTGATACAACTCCTTATATGACATCGGAATGGGTGTAAACTGGAGCCTTTCTGTATTTGGCCTCGAGTTGGATTCTTGCCTCGGCTGGCCTATGTTGACCAATTTGGGGTACCTTTTGCTCATATTATTCACTTCATTTTTGTTTCTATTTGGGGTTGACCTTTTGGCGCTTTCTCTTGCATCTATCTTCCCGCTTCTGATTGCGTTTTCGATCATCTCGCTGGACATTACTATATCTGAGAAGCTCATGGtagcgcttcccaacatatgggTAATGAATGGGGCTTTCAGGGTGTTGACGAAAAGCATCGTAGTTTCTTTCTCTAGAAGAGGTGGTTGGACTTGAGtcgctacctctctccatctttgggcatattgcctgaagTTCTCACcttgcttcttttccatattctgtAATGTAATTCTATCAGGTGTCATGTCTTTCACGTGGCCATATTGTTTCATGAAAGCCTGTGCCAAGTCCCTCCATGAATGAATTTTGGCACGGCTTaattgattgtaccatttggcAGCTGACCCAATCAGactatcttggaagcaatgaatTAACAGTTGATTGTTATCAACGTAACCTGTCATTTTTCGGCAGAACATCgtgatgtgagcttcaggacaactagtctcattatatttttcaaattctggAGTCTTGAATTTCGACGGGAGTACTAAATCTGGGACTAAGCTGAGATCTTTGGCGTCAACCCCACGATGGTAATCAGTATTCTCCATTACTCTAAGTTTTTCTTCCAACCACTTGTATCGAACTTCGAGTTGTCTTGCCAGTTCAACCTTTGCTTTTTCTATTCCTGCCATTTCGTTTAGATCAGGAACTTCATGATTGGTTGGACTGTTCCTTGGATTGGAACCTGAGCCCGTCGGGTAGTTCATGGGTGCCGAGATACCAGCCTGGTGTTGTTGTGATCTGATAGCAATAGGTACATCTTGCGGACATGTTTGATCATCTATCGGGGTGAAACCCGGAGGGTACAGAGGCTCCTCATTGTTTTCCCCAGTATTGAGCATGGGGCTTTTTCCTTTTCCTAGCCCCTTAGTCAGTAATTGGGACAACTGATTCATCATGTCCCTTTGGGACTCTAACATTTGGTCCCTCATGTCTTGTTGGATCTTTGCTAGTTGCTCTTTCATTTGCAGTTGTAACTGGTCTTGCATCTCTTTTTGAAGTTGTTCCAGTCTTTCCAATCTTTGATCCATATCTTTTGTCAATTctgaaataattttacctaattagggtcgtTTTAGGAAAatctaatgcaaatgatgcaatgcaatgcacaTGATg belongs to Gossypium arboreum isolate Shixiya-1 chromosome 7, ASM2569848v2, whole genome shotgun sequence and includes:
- the LOC108487875 gene encoding uncharacterized protein LOC108487875, with the translated sequence MDQRLERLEQLQKEMQDQLQLQMKEQLAKIQQDMRDQMLESQRDMMNQLSQLLTKGLGKGKSPMLNTGENNEEPLYPPGFTPIDDQTCPQDVPIAIRSQQHQAGISAPMNYPTGSGSNPRNSPTNHEVPDLNEMAGIEKAKVELARQLEVRYKWLEEKLRVMENTDYHRGVDAKDLSLVPDLVLPSKFKTPEFEKYNETSCPEAHITMFCRKMTGYVDNNQLLIHCFQDSLIGSAAKWYNQLSRAKIHSWRDLAQAFMKQYGHVKDMTPDRITLQNMEKKQGENFRQYAQRWREVATQVQPPLLEKETTMLFVNTLKAPFITHMLGSATMSFSDIVMSSEMIENAIRSGKIDARESAKRSTPNRNKNEVNNMSKRYPKLVNIGQPRQESNSRPNTERLQFTPIPMSYKELYQNLFDVHVVSPFYSEPVQPSFPKWYNENAQCEYHAGIAGHSIENCTTFKRLVERFIEMGVVKLDDSSEPNHSDNAVNTI